A part of Desulfofundulus salinus genomic DNA contains:
- a CDS encoding RNA polymerase sigma factor, producing MWQELYRLIYHYFSGLGLAREDAEDLAQETLVAAYLHLDGVRPGKLRAWLFTVARHKYIDWLRRSPKGVVLVNFPAEELTDGARGPEEAALAGAVRETVVAALNRLSPPERTLLALKYNLGLNTEEIAAALKMKPGTVKVRLFRARQKFKEEYTKLWEG from the coding sequence TTGTGGCAGGAATTGTACCGGTTGATTTACCACTACTTCAGCGGCCTGGGGCTGGCCCGGGAAGATGCCGAGGACCTGGCCCAGGAGACGCTGGTGGCGGCCTACCTCCACCTGGACGGGGTACGGCCGGGAAAGTTAAGGGCCTGGCTTTTCACTGTCGCCCGCCACAAGTACATTGACTGGCTGCGCCGCTCCCCCAAGGGGGTGGTGCTGGTGAATTTTCCTGCCGAAGAGCTGACGGACGGGGCACGGGGGCCGGAGGAAGCCGCGCTCGCCGGGGCGGTCCGGGAGACGGTGGTGGCTGCGCTGAACCGCTTAAGCCCCCCGGAGCGGACCCTGCTGGCGCTGAAGTATAACCTGGGCCTGAACACGGAAGAGATCGCCGCCGCCCTGAAGATGAAGCCCGGCACCGTCAAAGTGAGGCTCTTCCGGGCCAGGCAGAAGTTTAAAGAGGAATACACAAAACTCTGGGAGGGCTGA
- a CDS encoding ABC transporter ATP-binding protein, protein MIRTSGLVKYYGRIMALQGLDMTVPQGAIYGFIGQNGAGKTTTLRILAGLLLPDGGAAEIAGYDVVRHPRAVRGVVGYMPDFFGVYDDLRVGEYLLFYAAAYGIRGQRAARLRDDLLELVELGDKREAFVDTLSRGMQQRLCLARSLIHDPQVLLLDEPASGLDPLARVEMREILKELCRMGKTIIISSHILSELADLCTHIGMVTAGRIVRQGLLHEVLAAAHRRNFIVRCYGSLAPALAVLEAWPGVEIINTTEEQVEFSLSDGPAQVAALLKEMISSGAAVTHFAETQQSLEDTFLQLAREGDKA, encoded by the coding sequence ATGATCCGTACCAGCGGGCTGGTTAAGTATTACGGGCGGATCATGGCATTGCAGGGGCTGGATATGACGGTGCCTCAAGGGGCCATTTACGGGTTCATCGGGCAGAACGGGGCCGGTAAAACCACCACCCTGCGCATCCTGGCCGGGCTGCTGCTGCCCGACGGCGGCGCGGCCGAAATAGCGGGCTACGATGTGGTGCGCCATCCCCGGGCAGTGCGGGGGGTGGTGGGGTACATGCCCGATTTTTTTGGCGTGTACGATGACCTGAGGGTGGGGGAATACCTTTTGTTTTACGCCGCTGCCTACGGCATCCGGGGCCAGCGGGCGGCCAGGTTGCGGGATGATCTCCTGGAACTGGTGGAACTGGGGGACAAGCGGGAGGCCTTTGTGGATACCCTGTCCCGGGGTATGCAGCAGCGTCTGTGTCTGGCCCGCTCCCTGATTCACGATCCCCAGGTGTTGCTCCTGGATGAGCCGGCCAGCGGTCTGGACCCCCTGGCCCGGGTGGAAATGAGGGAAATATTAAAGGAATTGTGCCGCATGGGAAAAACCATTATTATCAGCAGCCACATCCTGTCGGAGCTGGCCGATCTCTGCACCCACATCGGCATGGTTACGGCAGGCCGGATAGTGCGCCAGGGGCTTTTGCACGAAGTGCTGGCCGCCGCACACCGGCGGAATTTTATCGTGCGCTGTTACGGGTCCCTGGCCCCGGCGCTGGCCGTCCTGGAAGCGTGGCCCGGCGTGGAAATCATCAATACCACGGAGGAACAGGTTGAATTCAGCCTGTCCGACGGCCCGGCCCAGGTGGCGGCCCTGTTGAAGGAGATGATCTCCAGTGGGGCAGCCGTAACCCATTTTGCCGAGACGCAGCAGAGCCTGGAGGATACCTTTCTGCAGCTGGCCAGGGAGGGGGATAAAGCATGA
- a CDS encoding anti sigma factor C-terminal domain-containing protein, with product MTEKELNMGEKEGETSGGLAGGEEEQFFWDERRFLRRMRWRSALRTILIALGVMVVSFALLFVWTRHLLNEQGNRIDSFYPDLIRYSTPNTIAVRGSWQDVGWLGQQREYLLVRMVGDHPVYVGTTRVEYQVWGGEMFRDPDQTVLQVGGQEYLLPGAVPRLRFFHPAVTHEQLPRQFDRLSGIPAGKTVEMALSFSRLLTREEMTALLPAGVEPLWGAISAYSNEEIAEAGKKSPFAAYSLAHRLVGLPLGGFPDGEDAEPRFTDEKFPEELRRLSGIPSYSSELLKRTADYLQQNGIRYYGLVVCGKPADLLKLRDNPVVSAAVIGAVAGRE from the coding sequence ATGACCGAAAAAGAGTTGAACATGGGCGAAAAAGAAGGTGAAACTTCGGGAGGACTGGCCGGGGGCGAAGAAGAACAGTTTTTTTGGGATGAGCGGCGCTTTTTACGCCGGATGCGGTGGCGCAGCGCTTTGCGCACGATCCTGATTGCCCTGGGGGTGATGGTGGTCAGTTTCGCGCTCCTTTTTGTGTGGACCAGGCACCTCCTGAACGAGCAGGGGAACCGGATCGATAGTTTTTACCCCGACCTGATCCGTTACAGCACTCCGAACACCATTGCCGTCCGCGGCTCCTGGCAGGATGTGGGCTGGCTGGGGCAGCAAAGGGAATACCTCCTGGTCCGGATGGTCGGCGACCACCCCGTTTACGTCGGCACCACCAGGGTGGAATACCAGGTTTGGGGCGGGGAAATGTTCCGGGACCCGGACCAGACCGTGCTCCAGGTGGGGGGCCAGGAATACCTGCTGCCCGGCGCGGTCCCGCGGTTAAGGTTTTTCCACCCGGCGGTAACCCACGAACAGCTTCCCCGCCAGTTCGACCGGTTAAGCGGGATCCCCGCCGGTAAAACAGTAGAAATGGCCCTGTCCTTTAGCCGCCTGCTCACCAGGGAAGAGATGACCGCCTTGCTTCCCGCGGGGGTGGAGCCGCTCTGGGGCGCCATTTCCGCCTACAGCAACGAGGAAATTGCGGAGGCGGGCAAGAAAAGCCCCTTTGCGGCATACAGCCTGGCACACCGGCTGGTGGGCCTTCCCCTGGGCGGTTTCCCGGACGGGGAGGACGCGGAGCCAAGGTTTACCGATGAAAAATTTCCCGAAGAATTGCGGCGTTTAAGCGGGATTCCCAGTTACTCTTCTGAATTGCTCAAGCGCACGGCCGATTATTTACAGCAGAACGGCATTCGCTACTACGGCCTGGTGGTTTGCGGCAAACCGGCCGATCTTTTAAAATTGCGGGATAACCCGGTGGTTTCCGCAGCCGTTATAGGGGCGGTTGCCGGGAGGGAGTAG
- a CDS encoding tetratricopeptide repeat protein, giving the protein MRKKLVPVLIAGSIIISACAQFPTPGALIKPPGTGASTAAGRKAGNQNELLKIVQTFLPAGAHLLAPEPAGEVAQSTRELIQTGDLNHDGQPEIIAGYRTSQGSAGVLVLEEIKNGKWAKLWQEEGGYSLERLQLADITGDGRDELLIGWAIGASAGNGLDILAWQDGNLKKIAGTGYHRLEVEDLAGEKGKDGRQELAVWVKDTGDAMAVDVLRWDGKNLISAEDVYLAYFPRVVEYYRKRVREHPQASFYWYYLADALVKVREYRQALEAAEKGMVADKVIYPSIYGFQLIKARALTGLERYHEATAIYQDIIAAGEKKLPHPQKPASMGSAIRSLLTADLSPRMMGEACYEAGEIYARLGQNQRAAEYFQKALIYLPGWDKPRKALEELASKETK; this is encoded by the coding sequence ATGCGTAAAAAACTTGTGCCCGTGCTCATTGCGGGAAGCATAATCATCAGCGCCTGCGCCCAGTTCCCCACGCCCGGAGCATTGATTAAGCCCCCGGGAACAGGCGCCAGCACTGCCGCCGGAAGAAAGGCGGGTAATCAGAACGAGCTGCTAAAGATTGTGCAGACCTTCTTACCTGCCGGTGCACACCTTTTAGCCCCGGAACCGGCAGGGGAGGTGGCCCAAAGCACCCGGGAATTAATTCAAACCGGCGACTTAAACCATGACGGGCAACCGGAAATTATTGCCGGTTACCGCACGAGCCAGGGCAGTGCAGGTGTCCTGGTTCTGGAGGAAATAAAGAACGGTAAGTGGGCAAAGTTGTGGCAGGAGGAAGGCGGATATAGTTTGGAACGGCTGCAACTGGCCGACATTACCGGCGACGGGCGGGATGAATTGCTTATCGGCTGGGCCATCGGCGCCTCGGCGGGCAATGGCCTGGACATCCTGGCCTGGCAGGATGGAAACCTGAAAAAAATTGCCGGCACAGGTTACCACCGCCTGGAAGTGGAGGACCTGGCCGGTGAAAAAGGTAAAGACGGCCGGCAGGAACTGGCCGTCTGGGTCAAGGACACCGGTGACGCCATGGCCGTAGATGTACTGCGCTGGGATGGGAAAAATTTGATCTCCGCTGAAGACGTTTACCTCGCCTATTTCCCAAGGGTGGTAGAGTACTACCGGAAAAGGGTGCGGGAACACCCGCAGGCCAGCTTTTACTGGTACTACCTGGCGGACGCCCTGGTTAAGGTAAGGGAATACCGGCAGGCCCTGGAAGCAGCCGAAAAAGGGATGGTTGCAGACAAGGTAATCTACCCTTCTATATATGGTTTTCAACTGATTAAAGCGCGGGCGTTAACCGGTCTCGAACGCTATCATGAGGCCACCGCCATCTACCAGGACATCATCGCCGCAGGGGAGAAAAAGCTTCCCCACCCGCAAAAACCCGCCAGTATGGGTTCTGCTATCCGAAGTCTTTTAACTGCCGATCTTTCCCCCCGCATGATGGGCGAAGCCTGTTACGAGGCAGGCGAGATCTACGCCAGGTTGGGACAGAACCAAAGGGCCGCTGAATACTTCCAGAAAGCCTTAATTTACCTGCCCGGTTGGGACAAACCCCGGAAAGCCCTGGAAGAACTTGCCAGCAAAGAAACAAAGTAG
- a CDS encoding ABC transporter permease, translated as MKTFLRNQWEGLRNGLVPMLGKEMRGRTRGLRSPLLLSFFLGLMSAGTVAFLWLMTDRTSQIMPQVGLNLYSLLVLGMILLLAFIAPAIAAGAISGERERRTYDLLLVTRASLTGIVLGKWLASVAYLLFLVLAALPVLAVVFLFGGVPLSNMGMALVVALTTGLGYGALGLVLSAILRRSQAATIVSLVLVFMLVFGSLVVAGVVSAGRQPAGDMPVPAGEPWQSVPGPPWYVYLSPLAALSPALPGMENEGLSMSGRIPLVGTMLNEILRQFRMGPEAGTYVYGYAYGPGYPGVYPGAPGRAGLPSWARFALCQGILAVISLVISVLVIAPRKPWSVWLASRRARARGQGGIPL; from the coding sequence ATGAAAACATTCCTCCGGAACCAGTGGGAAGGACTGCGCAACGGCCTGGTTCCCATGCTGGGCAAGGAAATGCGTGGCCGTACCCGGGGACTGCGTTCCCCTTTGTTGCTCAGCTTTTTCCTGGGGTTGATGAGTGCCGGTACGGTGGCCTTTCTATGGCTCATGACCGATCGCACCAGCCAGATCATGCCTCAGGTGGGCCTGAACCTCTACAGCCTTCTGGTCCTGGGCATGATCCTGCTTCTGGCCTTTATTGCCCCGGCCATAGCCGCGGGAGCCATCAGCGGCGAGCGGGAGAGACGCACCTATGATCTCCTGCTGGTGACCAGGGCTTCTTTAACGGGAATTGTCCTGGGCAAGTGGCTGGCCTCGGTGGCCTACCTCCTCTTCCTGGTGCTGGCCGCCCTGCCGGTGCTGGCGGTGGTCTTTCTCTTCGGCGGGGTGCCCCTGTCCAACATGGGCATGGCCCTGGTGGTGGCCTTAACCACCGGTTTGGGCTACGGCGCCCTGGGCCTGGTCCTGTCGGCCATTTTGCGCCGCAGCCAGGCGGCCACCATTGTTTCCCTGGTCCTGGTCTTTATGCTGGTCTTTGGTTCCCTGGTAGTGGCAGGAGTGGTCAGTGCCGGCAGGCAGCCGGCGGGAGATATGCCCGTGCCGGCTGGTGAGCCGTGGCAGTCCGTTCCCGGCCCACCCTGGTATGTTTACCTGAGCCCTCTGGCGGCCCTTTCCCCGGCCCTGCCCGGTATGGAAAATGAAGGGCTGTCCATGAGCGGCCGCATCCCCCTGGTGGGAACGATGCTCAACGAAATCCTGCGCCAGTTCCGGATGGGTCCGGAAGCCGGAACTTATGTTTACGGGTATGCTTACGGGCCGGGTTACCCGGGCGTATATCCCGGGGCCCCGGGAAGGGCCGGGTTACCGTCCTGGGCCCGTTTTGCCCTCTGCCAGGGAATACTGGCGGTGATCTCCCTGGTGATATCGGTTCTGGTCATTGCCCCCCGCAAACCCTGGTCGGTGTGGCTGGCCTCCCGGCGGGCCAGGGCCAGGGGGCAGGGAGGAATTCCGTTATGA
- a CDS encoding ABC transporter ATP-binding protein, protein MLELVNLSKSYAGGRVKAVDNVSLKVHQGEIFGFLGPNGAGKTTTIKMIVGLLQPDEGTILIDGINLEKDPLAAKRKIDVPDHPDVYEKLTGIEYLNFLGDVYQVPAETRRERLEHYLEIFELKDAVKDLIGSYSHGMKQKLVLTGALLHDPPVWIMDEPMVGLDPRSAFLLKDLMAGHWFFRPQV, encoded by the coding sequence GTGCTCGAGTTGGTTAATTTATCGAAGTCATACGCCGGAGGACGGGTCAAGGCGGTCGACAACGTCAGCTTAAAAGTGCACCAGGGAGAAATCTTCGGTTTTTTGGGTCCCAACGGAGCGGGCAAAACGACCACCATTAAAATGATCGTCGGCCTTTTACAGCCCGATGAAGGAACGATCTTGATCGACGGGATTAATCTGGAAAAAGACCCTCTCGCCGCCAAACGCAAAATCGACGTGCCCGATCACCCCGACGTTTACGAAAAATTAACCGGGATCGAATATCTGAATTTCCTCGGGGATGTCTACCAGGTGCCCGCCGAAACCCGCCGGGAAAGGCTGGAACATTACCTGGAAATTTTTGAGCTAAAGGACGCCGTGAAAGATTTGATCGGCAGCTATTCCCACGGGATGAAACAAAAGCTGGTCTTAACCGGCGCTCTTTTGCACGACCCGCCGGTGTGGATCATGGACGAACCCATGGTGGGCCTGGACCCCCGTTCCGCCTTTTTGCTCAAGGATTTGATGGCCGGCCACTGGTTTTTCCGCCCTCAAGTATAA
- a CDS encoding PD40 domain-containing protein: MAVKKAYKHLAACLLLGVALVIGAAGCGPKAGPGQAPPAQQEQRGQPPVQPPQPLPEKTAEILGIKVTTGGGTVRGGAIHLASFAMERGALDYTPAAAMFSPDGRWIAFQGRQEQPDGRTAGLWVMALDGSGGRLLARTGDELTGGTLVLQLLGWTRDNQVVFARQGTQPDGAHQGQRGISLRAAAPDQGEAREIAWLPVPEGMVRQVHLLPGIDGVFVQASRALWRLDLADGKKTLLKDNIPSYDGLFYPLLSPAGDSCVYELWEPDQKGIFLLSLESGREKALALNGENWNFLPRYSPDGSHLAYYAAPLKPGQKAGRYANDYHVVPLEDGPAPVAEAVEIVTPDGQKVARITVPGAKVANFRWGADGNHLAFAAGKVKGSPAGQTGTWREAAMEWQSLWVADLQGKMTKVADLPPDAAYITPLNVSPDGRQVHYLVSRQDKCSLWVAREGEKPVEVASVVDFWDDLFPVPGCADGFFLTGGAGGEEEIFWVQGDRATQITADGGQKMVLGANGKRLVYIWDDRSGEEGRLVVLSCE, from the coding sequence GTGGCTGTTAAAAAGGCTTACAAGCATTTAGCCGCCTGCCTGCTCCTGGGGGTGGCGCTGGTGATCGGGGCGGCGGGCTGCGGACCGAAGGCGGGGCCGGGGCAGGCGCCGCCGGCGCAACAGGAGCAGCGAGGGCAGCCGCCGGTGCAGCCGCCCCAGCCGCTGCCGGAAAAGACAGCGGAAATTCTCGGGATAAAAGTAACCACCGGCGGCGGTACGGTCAGGGGCGGTGCGATCCACCTGGCCTCCTTTGCCATGGAGCGAGGCGCGCTTGATTATACGCCGGCCGCGGCCATGTTTTCGCCGGACGGCCGGTGGATTGCCTTTCAGGGCAGGCAGGAACAGCCGGACGGCCGGACGGCCGGACTGTGGGTGATGGCCCTGGACGGCTCCGGGGGAAGGCTCCTGGCCCGGACCGGGGACGAATTGACCGGCGGTACGCTAGTTCTGCAACTGCTGGGCTGGACCAGGGACAACCAGGTGGTCTTCGCCCGCCAGGGAACCCAGCCCGACGGAGCCCACCAGGGGCAGCGGGGGATTTCCCTGCGGGCGGCCGCGCCGGATCAGGGCGAAGCCCGGGAGATAGCCTGGCTGCCCGTGCCGGAGGGCATGGTGCGCCAGGTGCATTTGCTCCCCGGCATTGATGGCGTTTTTGTGCAGGCTTCCCGCGCCCTGTGGCGGCTGGATCTTGCCGACGGCAAAAAAACGCTTTTAAAGGATAATATTCCTTCCTACGACGGCCTTTTTTATCCCCTGCTTTCTCCTGCCGGCGACAGCTGCGTTTACGAACTGTGGGAGCCGGACCAAAAAGGGATTTTCCTCTTGAGCCTGGAAAGCGGCCGGGAAAAAGCCCTGGCGCTAAACGGCGAGAACTGGAACTTCCTCCCCCGGTATTCCCCGGACGGCAGTCACCTGGCCTATTACGCGGCGCCGTTGAAGCCCGGTCAAAAGGCCGGCCGGTACGCCAACGACTACCACGTCGTGCCTTTAGAAGACGGCCCCGCGCCAGTGGCGGAAGCAGTGGAAATAGTTACCCCGGACGGTCAAAAGGTTGCCCGTATAACTGTCCCCGGGGCGAAGGTGGCGAATTTCCGCTGGGGGGCGGACGGCAATCACCTGGCTTTTGCCGCGGGGAAAGTCAAGGGCAGCCCCGCCGGCCAGACCGGAACCTGGAGGGAGGCCGCGATGGAATGGCAGTCCCTGTGGGTGGCCGACCTCCAGGGAAAAATGACGAAAGTGGCCGATTTACCCCCCGACGCCGCCTACATTACACCCTTAAACGTCAGCCCGGACGGCAGGCAGGTGCATTACCTGGTGAGCAGGCAGGATAAATGCTCCCTGTGGGTTGCCCGGGAAGGGGAAAAGCCGGTGGAAGTCGCCTCCGTTGTTGATTTCTGGGATGACCTCTTCCCCGTGCCCGGCTGCGCGGACGGTTTCTTCCTCACCGGGGGCGCAGGGGGCGAGGAAGAGATTTTTTGGGTGCAGGGTGACCGCGCAACGCAAATCACCGCCGACGGCGGCCAAAAGATGGTCCTGGGAGCAAACGGCAAGCGGCTGGTCTATATCTGGGACGACCGGTCCGGCGAGGAGGGCAGGCTGGTGGTATTATCCTGCGAATGA
- a CDS encoding cyclic lactone autoinducer peptide, whose amino-acid sequence MKRMYFSALTALFSVLLFVATVSIKPACFTWFYQPEIPRALKK is encoded by the coding sequence ATGAAGCGGATGTATTTTAGTGCTTTAACAGCTCTCTTCAGTGTGTTGCTTTTTGTTGCTACGGTCAGTATAAAACCGGCATGTTTCACATGGTTCTATCAACCAGAAATACCTCGCGCCTTAAAAAAGTAA
- a CDS encoding accessory gene regulator ArgB-like protein, protein MVRFSPSRELAGYLRKTLALTEEQEEIAAYSLLILFQTVVSMLGISLVAWLAGCLPAALAALFTSAFLRSFSGGAHCTSPARCTILSILTVPLFGTLATNLTPFFPRPLLALVILAGGALAFAVAWRLAPVDSPAKPITSPRERQRFRWLSSAAVLGIVTLQLALLVLSSPNMAILILAAEIGMLWQVFSLTRIGHRFVARIDKIFNFI, encoded by the coding sequence GTGGTCCGTTTTAGTCCCTCCCGGGAATTAGCCGGTTACCTGCGCAAAACCCTGGCGCTAACAGAAGAGCAGGAAGAGATTGCGGCCTACAGCCTGCTGATCCTCTTTCAGACCGTCGTCTCCATGCTGGGCATATCGCTGGTGGCATGGCTGGCGGGATGCCTGCCGGCCGCCCTGGCAGCACTTTTTACAAGCGCCTTCCTGCGCTCTTTTTCCGGCGGCGCCCATTGTACATCGCCCGCACGGTGTACCATTTTAAGTATCCTGACTGTCCCCCTGTTTGGAACGCTGGCAACCAATCTTACACCATTTTTCCCACGTCCTTTACTAGCTCTGGTGATTCTGGCCGGCGGGGCATTGGCTTTTGCGGTTGCCTGGCGGCTGGCGCCGGTGGATTCCCCGGCCAAGCCCATTACCTCACCACGGGAACGGCAACGTTTTCGCTGGCTCTCATCAGCAGCAGTGTTAGGTATTGTTACGCTTCAACTCGCTCTTCTAGTACTCTCCAGCCCCAACATGGCAATCCTAATCCTGGCTGCTGAAATAGGTATGCTGTGGCAGGTTTTTTCCCTGACCCGTATTGGCCACCGCTTTGTAGCCAGGATAGACAAAATATTTAATTTCATCTAA
- a CDS encoding protease complex subunit PrcB family protein, with product MAAFAREMINYSHSLPYFQQVYSHPAASPELKARALYSLGLCYIGLEQWGQDAWFAFTPSEVRQKIISTYRQFVNEYPEISMADDALLVLGAYTGDTGYLKKIIREYPQGDAAEKAQKLLEEMKLPLYVNIRPYGSAVPYKVLVSGDAGDLWRELETTAPVPEEVKKWVAANSRQPFAGSFTSGQWRYIFIAAGEKPTAAYRVEITGIHDDGRGKLTVHYRVAGPPPGQMAAQVITYPCVLARIPAGGAAPEFREVR from the coding sequence ATGGCGGCCTTTGCCCGGGAAATGATCAACTACAGCCACAGCCTCCCGTATTTCCAACAGGTTTACAGCCATCCCGCCGCTTCCCCCGAACTAAAGGCCAGGGCGCTTTACTCCCTGGGTCTGTGCTACATCGGCCTGGAACAGTGGGGTCAGGACGCCTGGTTTGCCTTTACCCCCTCGGAAGTGAGACAAAAGATAATCTCCACCTACCGGCAGTTCGTGAATGAATATCCGGAGATCTCCATGGCCGACGACGCGCTCCTGGTCCTGGGCGCCTACACCGGCGACACCGGTTACCTGAAAAAAATCATTCGAGAATATCCTCAGGGCGACGCGGCTGAAAAGGCGCAAAAGCTCCTGGAGGAGATGAAATTACCTCTTTACGTAAATATCCGCCCTTATGGGTCGGCCGTGCCCTATAAGGTGCTGGTTTCCGGGGATGCCGGGGATTTATGGCGCGAACTGGAAACCACCGCTCCCGTCCCCGAAGAAGTAAAAAAGTGGGTGGCGGCCAACAGCCGGCAGCCCTTTGCGGGCTCCTTTACTTCCGGGCAGTGGCGCTACATCTTCATCGCGGCCGGCGAAAAACCTACCGCCGCCTACAGGGTGGAGATTACCGGCATCCACGATGACGGCCGGGGCAAACTAACGGTGCATTACCGGGTTGCCGGCCCGCCGCCCGGCCAGATGGCGGCCCAGGTAATCACCTACCCTTGCGTGCTGGCCCGCATCCCGGCAGGCGGCGCGGCACCGGAGTTTCGGGAGGTGAGGTGA
- a CDS encoding putative ABC transporter permease subunit: MVGILGGGAALLVLMGTYFSLAGAFYAGGKMLGQPWLVLELAILLGELLVFFFGLGWAISVLYFSSDLPILLPLPLKPQEILLSKFLLVLTNQYIFLLFVFLPPFLIYGIGEGAGFLYYLTALAIFLFAPVIPQGLGTLLVLPLMNWASKKRARDFFTVLTYVLSLGVAIGIQFLFQKNPFFHQSKNISGGNGNCSSERPST, encoded by the coding sequence GTGGTCGGAATCCTGGGCGGAGGCGCCGCGCTTCTCGTCTTGATGGGGACGTATTTCTCGCTGGCGGGCGCTTTCTACGCGGGCGGGAAAATGCTGGGGCAGCCCTGGCTGGTGCTGGAATTGGCCATCCTGCTGGGAGAACTGCTGGTATTCTTTTTCGGGCTGGGCTGGGCAATTTCGGTTCTTTATTTTTCCAGCGATCTCCCCATTCTCCTCCCCCTCCCCTTGAAGCCGCAAGAAATCTTGCTGAGCAAGTTCCTGCTGGTTTTGACCAACCAGTACATTTTTCTGCTTTTTGTTTTCCTTCCCCCTTTTCTTATCTATGGAATAGGAGAAGGGGCGGGCTTTCTTTATTACCTCACGGCCCTGGCAATTTTCCTTTTCGCGCCCGTCATCCCGCAAGGGCTCGGCACTCTGCTGGTTCTCCCCTTGATGAACTGGGCCAGTAAAAAACGGGCGCGCGACTTTTTCACCGTGCTGACCTACGTGCTGTCGCTGGGCGTGGCCATCGGAATACAGTTTCTTTTCCAGAAGAATCCTTTTTTCCACCAGTCCAAAAATATCTCCGGCGGGAATGGAAACTGTTCATCAGAACGCCCGTCTACGTAA
- a CDS encoding bifunctional diguanylate cyclase/phosphohydrolase: MIICILLPLTLSLAVAFPATKFLLLIPVIIAATTWGKKVGVAVAAFSSCVVLISDLFPILRPFSPQAFQVDLVNTGVIVLAGWFIGGLTDIETETRNSLIHLANTDGLTGLYNHRYFQEELRRRLTEAEKTGRPLSLIMMDIDYFKFYNDAFGHQKGDQVLATIGRILARLVKEPSFAARYGGEEFVVVMPGADREAARELDEQIKREVAGFPFEGAENLPAGRMTISSGIACYPGDGTTARELVRVADDALYRAKYGRKTHLYFSVVDELRAFSHSEKELFNSLKTLLTIINARDRYTFGHSERVAGYAVALAERMGLPPEHVSLLQCGAYLHDIGKVEIPPEILNKPGKLDQNEWEMIKNHPDWGGNIVRPLTLLSAIVPLIRHHHENYDGTGYPDGLAGEDIPLFARILRIVDSFDAMTTDRPYKAAKTPREACMVLKQEAGKMFDPHLVELFTEIIMKQEVIIRS; the protein is encoded by the coding sequence TTGATAATTTGCATTTTACTACCCCTCACCCTTTCCCTGGCCGTAGCCTTTCCGGCAACCAAATTTCTTTTGCTTATACCGGTAATTATCGCTGCCACCACCTGGGGTAAAAAGGTAGGGGTGGCAGTGGCCGCCTTTTCCAGCTGCGTGGTGCTTATCAGCGATTTATTCCCCATCCTGCGTCCTTTTTCACCCCAGGCTTTCCAGGTAGATCTGGTCAATACCGGCGTAATCGTCCTGGCGGGGTGGTTTATCGGCGGGCTTACGGATATCGAAACCGAAACCAGGAACAGCCTGATCCACCTGGCCAATACCGACGGCCTGACCGGGCTTTACAATCACCGGTACTTCCAGGAAGAGCTGCGCCGCCGCCTGACAGAAGCCGAAAAAACCGGCAGGCCTTTAAGCCTGATCATGATGGATATAGACTACTTCAAGTTTTATAACGATGCCTTCGGTCACCAGAAGGGTGATCAAGTCCTGGCCACCATCGGCCGTATACTGGCCCGGCTGGTAAAGGAGCCTTCTTTTGCGGCCCGTTATGGAGGAGAAGAATTTGTAGTAGTCATGCCCGGGGCGGACCGGGAGGCAGCCCGGGAACTGGACGAGCAGATCAAGCGAGAGGTGGCCGGTTTTCCCTTTGAAGGCGCCGAAAACCTGCCGGCAGGCAGGATGACCATCTCCTCGGGCATAGCCTGCTATCCCGGGGACGGTACCACCGCGCGGGAACTGGTCCGGGTGGCGGATGACGCCCTTTACCGGGCCAAATACGGCCGGAAAACCCACCTGTACTTCTCCGTGGTGGACGAACTGCGCGCCTTTAGCCACTCGGAAAAAGAGCTCTTTAATTCCTTAAAAACCCTTCTTACCATTATCAACGCCAGGGACCGTTATACCTTTGGACATTCCGAGCGGGTGGCCGGTTACGCCGTTGCTCTGGCGGAGAGGATGGGGCTTCCCCCGGAACATGTCAGCCTGCTCCAGTGCGGCGCGTACCTGCACGATATAGGCAAGGTTGAGATACCGCCGGAAATACTGAACAAGCCCGGCAAACTGGATCAAAATGAATGGGAGATGATTAAAAACCATCCTGATTGGGGCGGGAACATTGTGCGGCCCCTTACCCTGCTCTCGGCCATTGTCCCGCTGATCCGTCACCATCACGAAAATTACGACGGTACCGGTTATCCGGATGGCCTGGCCGGGGAAGATATCCCCCTTTTTGCCCGTATCTTGCGCATTGTCGATAGCTTTGACGCCATGACCACAGACCGTCCCTATAAAGCGGCCAAAACCCCCCGGGAAGCGTGTATGGTCTTAAAACAAGAAGCCGGGAAAATGTTTGACCCTCACCTGGTGGAGTTGTTCACGGAAATCATCATGAAGCAGGAGGTAATCATTCGCTCATAA